Part of the Halobaculum halobium genome, AGCAGGCCCAGGCCGGTCCCGGCGGCGCGGGCGGCCCCGAGGGCGCCGCGGGCGCGGGTCCCGGCGGCATGGGCGGTATGGGCGGCATGGGCGGTCAGGGTCCCGGCGGGGCCGCTGACGCCGAGGGCGACGAGGAGTACGTCGACGCCGACTTCGAGGACGTGGACGAGGACGAGGACGAATAGTCCTCGTTCTCGTCTGCTCACGAGAGCGTTGTGCTCGTGAACGTGGACGACGGGGAGGACGCGTAAGCGTTCGAGGGGTCGGCCTCGATCCGAAGGCCGAATCGGTCGCCGAGTCGGCAGCCGTTTCGGTTCTCATTCGACGGATCTCGCTTCGAGCACGGGAACCCGGACCGACCCCGCCGTCGCCACGAACTCGGGCCGCAGCGGTCACTCCGCGGTCGGTCAGACATCAGAAAAAACCTCGTACGCGGGACGAGGGGACGTTTAGGAGCCGTCCTTGAGTCGGATCTCGTCGTCGGTGACGGTGTCGATTCGGTCGTTTTCGAGGGCGTAGTCCCCCTCGTCCGCGTCGCCCCAGCCGAGTTTCGAACGGATCGAATCGGCGAGGCCGGGGTCGGCGTTCACGTAGGCCGTTCCGGACTTGACCTCGGTGACCATTCCGATCTTTCGACCGCCGGAGTCGAGTACCGCCTTGCCTTCGTCGTCCTCGGTAACGTGGTTTCGCTCCATTGCCGGTGAGCGGACGCCTCCCGCGAGCATTGTTATAGAGGTCGTTCGCGAACGGGATACGTGGTAGACTCGCGCTTGATCGGATGTGGCCGTCCGTACCCCGTCGCAGCCCACGGGGTTATCGACGACTCGTTCGGTTGGGTGCCGCCGCCGCGCCTCGACGGCGTCGCGGCCGATCAGTCCTACTCGTCGGTCTCGTCCAGTCGGTCGACCAGCGAGTCGACGTGGTCGATGCCGACCACAGCGACGATGTCGTCGTCCTCGCTCCCGTCGCCGCCGAGTTCCGTAAGCCGATCAGCCATCTCCGCCTCTCTGGCGGCGTCCTCGAGCCGGGAGGCCCGAGAGCGGCTCGCGGTCCGAAACGCGTTCATAAACGAGCGGCACCGACGGACCTCCTCGCGTTCGTGACGCGCCTGGTCGGCGGGGCTGTCCGTCCATGCGACGCCGTGAGGAGTCGGCGAGGCGACGTCGAGACGGACCGGAGTGCGGGCGCCCACGACCGCCGCGGCC contains:
- a CDS encoding PRC-barrel domain containing protein; this encodes MERNHVTEDDEGKAVLDSGGRKIGMVTEVKSGTAYVNADPGLADSIRSKLGWGDADEGDYALENDRIDTVTDDEIRLKDGS